The sequence GTATTATTCCAACACAAGCAGTTGAGCTCGGAACATTCGAGTGTGTCAAAAGGAGCATGGCAGAAGCACAAGAGAAATGGAAACAGGATGGATATCCAAAGATACAACTTGGTAATCTGAAAATCGAACTTCCGCTCCACTTCTTATCTCCGGTTGCTATTGCTGGTGCAGCTGCTGGAATAGCTGGCACATTGACGTGCCATCCTCTTGAAGTTATTAAGGTAATTGCCGAGTGAGTCCTTGTTGACACTCAGCGCCATTTCTTCTTCCATTTTTTTCAATTGTAGAAATCATATTACTTAATGTCataatattaattttgtaaCAGGATCGCTTGACAATCAATCGAGAGGTTTATCCTAGCATTAATCTTGCCTTCAGCAAGATCTACCGAACTGATGGTATTGGTGGTCTCTATGCTGGCCTCTGTCCAACGCTAATTGGCATGCTTCCTTACAGCACATGCTATTATTTTATGTACGATACAATCAAGACCTCTTACTGCCGCTTACATAAGAAGTCATCTTTGACTCGTCCTGAGCTACTAGTTATTGGAGCTCTGTCAGGTAAGGATTCAGCATCGCCTACATTACATCGAGTTTCAGTCAATCACCTTCGGTTTACTAGTTCAACATTTTATCTCAAGTTATGACAAAATACCAGAATCAGGGACATTCATTCCATATGTTGCTTAATAATAACTTGGAGTTTGAGCAAACAACATTGTTGACATTGCTGTTGGATCCACAGGTCTCACTGCAAGTACAATTAGCTTCCCACTAGAAGTAGCGAGGAAGCGGCTAATGGTCGGTGCTCTGCAGGGGAAGTGCCCGCCCAACATGATCGCCGCCTTGTCAGAAGTGATCCAGGAGGAGGGCCTCTTGGGACTTTACCGTGGGTGGGGTGCGAGCTGCCTGAAGGTCATGCCTAATTCCGGCATCACCTGGATGTTCTACGAGGCATGGAAGGATATCCTTCTGGCTGACAAGGACAAGCAGCACGCTTAATGAACGAGCTGTTGAACAATGAAGGCATTGCCGTAGATGAAGTTTGCTCCTTGGCAGGGATTCCTGTTCCCTTTTCAGTTTTGGAATCCCGCCCGTGCTGGTTAGATAGGATGCACCGCTCTTTTTGGCCGATGAGTAGAAGCATTTATTGTTTCTCACCAATTCAGAACATCTAAGCAccagtttttttgtttttgttttttgttagCAAACCGAATTCATGAGCTCGTAATATTATGAATGCAGTGATTCAtcgaaaagaaaatattatgaaGGAAAAAGGTTTATTTTTCGTCCCTATCGTTTCAGTTTAATTTTCATCCTTTAACTTCAGTACTAGAAATTTTTCATCTTCCAACATTTAAAACTGTTCGGAACTTATTCTTCGATTTGTTTCAGAGTGGTTTTGCACACGTGGCGTTGTTGACTTGCATCTCGTGTGGTGAGACGGCTAGCAGGACAGACACTAGGAATCGCTTGTAGATGCCTTGGGTGACCAGGTCGAGCAGCTGGAATGCGTTGATGATGCCCCTCTCGCCCTTCTTGGACAACTTCTGGTAGCCACTCGACGTCGCTGGTACCGATGTTGCAGATCTCGGCCAACGCCATGGGCAAGTTCCTGCACGCGGGGGTGCCGAGGGAGACGAGCTGCAAGAGCAATAGGATGGCACCCTCATCGCGGAACGATGGGAGGAGGTCCGGGAACACGATGAGGTTCCGGAGAACGACGACTGCAACAGCTTGGGTGGTCAGCGTGCCAACGGCTCACAGGCTGAGGAGGGCCACCTCCACTCCAcctctcatctcctccctcctccgctcCGCCTCCCGAGgtcctctctccttctccttaGTCGAACAACACAGAGCAGAGTAGAGCGCCACAGAGCAGCCACCGAGCCCAAATATGTCGCGCCTGAGGTCGAATCAGCCAAGCCAAGCCCTGAGAAGCAAGGAGGAAAGCCGTTGAAGCATCCCCGAGCTTCCCTCACTAAATCCCCATTGAGTCCTGGCCAGATTTGGTGTGCCGGCCCTCTTTTCCCCAACTCTAGCGTGTGTCCTCACCACCCCGCCGTTGAGCCACCACGACAGATCCTACCCCGACAAGCTGAGAGCATGCTGAGCATCGTAGGACCTCCCCAAAGCTTCCTTGTGCGCTATTTTGGCTTAGGCCCATGACCGGCGTGGTTGTCCACGTGATCCGCCTCTCGCCACTATCTGAACGTCGACCACCTTCTGGCTTGCTGTGGATCGAACTCCACCTAGTCCAGTTCCCCGCAATCCCTTGAAGCCTTTTGCGTGCGCTTTTTGGTCCTCGGCTCGACACTGGCACGGCCGCCCGCATGCGCCTTGTGCTGCCGTGTCGCTCCGCTCATCGGCGGCCAACTCCAATCGAGCTCACCGGCTGCGGACCCACTAGCCAAGTTCCATGGTCGTCGCTGCAGCTACAAGTGCCCTCTACAGAATATCGCCGCTGCCCGTCGTTTCCATGGTTGCGTCGTCGTGGGTACGCACGCACCTACGAGCCGCTGGATCCAGCACCTGTTCGACGCGTCGATGGAGGAGCGCTCCCGTGCGACGCGCTAGCGGAGGCAGCTGTCACTGGTCCCACACCCTCGCTGGTCGGTGGAGGAGGCCACCGACTGAGACTCGTGCGACGCAgcggaggagcaggaggacCCCTGCGGCTAATTCACATGTTCAGGCCACGTAGGATCCTAATCACCAGCACCATATGTGTAAAACCACTCTGAAACATGTCGATAGATGAATTTTGAACGGTTTTAAATGTTGGAAGATGAAAGATTTCTGGTATTAGAGTTGAAGAATGAAAATTCAACCAAAGCGATGAGAGACaaaaaatagactttttcctaTTATAAAAGCAGTTGCTCCAGTCTCCAAATGTAGCAGAGGAGCCTCGATAGTGGTATGGGAATACAGGATAAGCAGTGTGTAATTCCGTCATTCGCAAGTCTGAAAGCGTCTTCAGATGCGAAGGTTTCGTTCCATTCCATGTCCACTGGACAATTGATGGAGGCCGACCCGTCGTGGTCATGCCATCCTGCGGTGCCACTGCAATTGTGATGCCTACAGGAGAAGCAGGCTCAAACGAATGCCAAGGCTGCCCATTGCCCTGAAGGGAGCGAATGGGTGGTCCGTGGTTGGTCGGCGCCCATGGCGCACAGGAGAAGCAAGCCCCATGGCCTCGGCTATTAGGCGTGGAGCTGGGGACTAAGGTTAGGTGTGGAGACGTGGACTAAGGTTTTGTTCAGTATAGCTTCAGCTTCGAGATTTATATGAGGCTAAGGTTTTGTTTTGAATAGCTCTAACTTCGAGATGTATATAGTATTTAGAGTTTATAGAACAAAATAAAGTGGCTTAAACttctatttttagtctaaagTAAGGACAAGATAACTCAATCAAGTATTTTTAATCTATCCATAGctctactttaaaaaaaattggagctaAAATGATCCACTTTGAGAATTTTAAGAACTAAAGTTATACCAAACATGCCATAAGATAGACTCGCTGACGTTCTCTGCGCTCGTGCGCTCTGGATAGGCACATGCGAGTCTTCGTTGTGGCATCGACTGCCAAACGACATCATCCCTCGATGTTGCCATAGAGTAGGTGGGCGGATGGCCGATAACTAAGTCTCCGGCTACCTGGAAACGCGGGTCAAGTACCTCCTCATCTGCAACCAAACGCTCTTCGACCAATCCCATCGCCAAATTCGCATTTCCGCGTCAAGCTAGACGCCACTCTCTCCATGGATGTGTTAGCACCCACAAGAACACTAAGAATATGTGTATGGATGTATGTAGTGTTTAATCACAGTTACACGTCGGAGTTCATCACCGGCCACAGCTGGGATGCCACTGCCACCTATCAaggttcttcttcctctcccagTTCCCCGTTCTCTaccgtgctccctctcttttGTTACTGTGTCGCTCGTTACACAACCGTGTGGGCTTCTCACACCGCCCAATTCTCGCCAATGTACTTTGGGTTGGGCTTGCCAGCCCGCCTGCCTCGATCCATTGCTTCCTAGTTGATTTCCACACCGCCTTGCTCTAGCGCGTCCTGAGCCTTGTGTCGAGCCGCCCTCCTCTGCTTGACGCCTTGGTGTACCCTCTTGCTGACATCCTCCCCTCCTTGTGAGCTAGCTTGTCCCCAAGCTGACACGTCCGAGTACTAGTGATGGAGGTTTGCTTCATTCTCCTAGGTAGCCATCGATGGTGGCCAAGCAGACCACTTAACCAGTACTTGAGGTACCACCCGTCCGGCAACAGAGCGCAATCTCTGATCTAAAAACATTACAGGAACTTATGAGTCAAAAGGAACATCTAGAATAGATGTACTGACCTGTGTAGCTAGACCAATAGCACGCTTCAGTTGAGAGACATGAAAAATGGGATGAACCAAACTAGAAGCCAATAGTGTCAATTTGTAAGCTACATTGTTCACTTTTTGGATGATTTGATAAGGTCCAAAGTAACGGAATGACAATTTGTAATTGGCATGAGGAGCAACCGAtgattgcacatatggttgtaGATTGAGATAAATATGATCACCCAAAAAAAATTGACGTTCAGTTCTCTTTTGGTTTGCCTAAATTTTCATGCAGTGCTGGGCACACTCAAGGTGTTGTCGGACAACATGAGTCATGAATCGTCGTTCCATAAGCCATTCCTTCAGATCTAGTATGGCACAAGCTTTGGTGACATCATAGCCAAAGTGCTTAGGAGGATGACCATATAAGACTTCAAAAGTTGATCGGCCTAATGCAGTGTGATAACTTGAGTTGTACCAAAATTCAGCTAAGGGCAACCATTTGCTCCATTTGGCAGGATATGCATGAACAAAACAATGCAAATAAGTTTTCAAGCATTGATTTACACGTTCTATCTGTCCATCCGATTGAGGGTGGTAAGAGCTGCTCATGCGCAATTGTGTTCCTGTTAAGCGAAATAACTCTTGCCAGAAAAAACTAGTGAACAATCCGTCCTGATAAAAAACAATGGATTAAGGCATGCCATGCAACTTTAAAATATAATTCATTCATGCTGAGGCAACTTTGAGTGTAGATAGTGGGTTGGCAAGAGGTATAAAATGAGcatatttagaaaatttatCAACCACCACTAATATACAATTGGACTGACTAGATTTAGGAATGCCTTCAATAAAGTCCATGAAAACCATTTGCCATGCATGATCTAGAATTGGAAGTGGTTCCAAGAGACATGGGTACTTGTTTCTTTCAGATTTTGCTTGTTGACAAGTGCTACACTGACTGACTAAGTGCTTAATTGCTTTTTTTTAATCCAGGCCAAGCAAATATGCCTTTCACCCTTCTATAGGTAACTGGAAAACCAGAATGCCCACCAATACTGCTAGCATGTAAAGCTTCTAAGACTTTGTTGTATAATGGTGTGTTATTGCTCAGCCAtactttatttttatatctgATCACTCCATTACGCAAAGTGAAATGCTTCATTGCATGACCAGAAGAGAGAGCGGTGAGTACCTTCATAGCAGTAGGATCCTTTTGATATCTCAGAATCACATCTTCTAACCACATTGGTTTAATGGTCGAAACAACAAAACAATTGACTACTTGTTGATCATCTGCAAAGTTAGGGCGTTTGGATATTGTGTCAGCTGCTTCATTCTCTACACCTTTTCGGTACATAATTTTGTAATGTAAGCCTAGCAATttggtgagagctttttgttgCCATGGTGTTGTAAGTCTCTAATCATCTAAATTGGTTAAACTCAGCCGATCTGTTTTAATAACAAATTAAGCATGGGAAAGGTAAGGCCTCCACTGATCGACAGCAAATAATATTTCTAACACTCTGTTCCATAGGTAAATAATCCTCTATTTCGAGGTCCCAATGTTTTGCTTATAAAGGAAATAGGGTGTCCATCTTGTTATAATAATGCACCAATACTTTTGTCACTAGCGTCAGTTTCTATCACAAAAACTTTCTTGAAATCTGATAGTGCCAAAATAGGTGCAATAGTTAAGGCTAGCTTGAGAGCCTGAAATGCCTCTTCAGTTTGAGCTGTCCAAGTGAACATGGTGCCTTTCTTCAACAGATTTGTCAATGGTTTGCTTAGAATACCATAATGTTTAACAATTTTTCTATAATACCCAGACATGCCCAAAAAACTCCTAACATCCTTCTAGTTGGTTGGTGTAGGCCAATTTTGCACAGTGGCTATCTTAGTTGGATCTATAGCCACTCCATTCTTACTAATGACATGACCCAGAAATTCCAACTGAGCTTGAGCAAAGGAATATTTGGAGAACTTCAAAAGAGTTGGTGTTGTTGTAATAAAGAGAATACTTGTTGCAAATGAGAGAGATACTCCTCCAAGGTAGAACTATACACTAGtatatcatcaatgaaaaccACTACATATTTTCTTAAAAGAGATGCCAAAACTGAGTTCATAATGCGTTGAAAAGTTGCAGGAGCACTTGTTAAGCCATAAGGCATCACCTTATACTCATAATATATATTATGAGTTTGAAATGTTG is a genomic window of Phragmites australis chromosome 17, lpPhrAust1.1, whole genome shotgun sequence containing:
- the LOC133897586 gene encoding probable mitochondrial adenine nucleotide transporter BTL1, whose translation is MGYENAPGGGGAGKLSLASVGFAGAGGNGVGGGYKELLVMALPNDDGLDGAKVAAVIGVRLPDVGGAVRAILGRREVREFASGALAGAMSKAILAPLETIRTRMIVGVGSRHIFGSFVEIIGQNGWQGLWAGNTINMIRIIPTQAVELGTFECVKRSMAEAQEKWKQDGYPKIQLGNLKIELPLHFLSPVAIAGAAAGIAGTLTCHPLEVIKDRLTINREVYPSINLAFSKIYRTDGIGGLYAGLCPTLIGMLPYSTCYYFMYDTIKTSYCRLHKKSSLTRPELLVIGALSGLTASTISFPLEVARKRLMVGALQGKCPPNMIAALSEVIQEEGLLGLYRGWGASCLKVMPNSGITWMFYEAWKDILLADKDKQHA